Proteins encoded within one genomic window of Salipaludibacillus agaradhaerens:
- a CDS encoding potassium channel family protein: protein MKKQFAVIGLGRFGGSICKSLSEQGMEVLAIDTNEDKVNEFAPIATHAVVADTTEENTLKSLGIRNFDHVVVAIGDNIQSSILTTLMLVEQGVNHITVKAQNDYHEKVLSKIGAHKVVHPERDMGVRIAHNIVSKNVLDYLELSDEYSIVELEAGQTVNNRTLIDLDIRAKYGCNVMAIKRDEEINVSPSADEVLRQDDIIIVIGADKDISRMEKDLFDEDD from the coding sequence ATGAAAAAACAATTTGCCGTTATAGGACTAGGACGTTTTGGTGGAAGTATATGCAAATCGTTAAGCGAGCAAGGGATGGAAGTACTTGCGATCGATACAAACGAAGATAAGGTAAATGAATTTGCGCCCATTGCCACACATGCTGTAGTGGCCGACACCACAGAGGAAAATACTTTGAAAAGTCTAGGGATTCGAAACTTTGATCATGTAGTAGTCGCTATCGGAGACAATATACAATCAAGCATACTTACCACCTTGATGCTTGTGGAACAAGGTGTGAATCATATTACAGTCAAGGCACAAAACGATTATCATGAGAAAGTGCTTAGTAAAATTGGAGCGCATAAAGTGGTTCATCCAGAGCGGGATATGGGAGTGAGGATTGCTCATAATATTGTGTCGAAAAATGTCCTAGATTACTTGGAATTATCTGATGAGTACAGCATTGTGGAATTAGAAGCTGGTCAAACAGTTAATAATCGTACATTGATTGATTTAGACATTCGGGCTAAATACGGATGTAATGTTATGGCAATAAAACGTGATGAGGAAATAAATGTTTCTCCATCTGCCGATGAAGTATTAAGACAGGATGATATTATCATTGTTATCGGGGCAGATAAAGACATTAGCAGAATGGAAAAAGATTTATTTGATGAAGACGATTAA